Within the Prosthecobacter debontii genome, the region ATGACATCCGTTTCCTTGTAGCCGGTCTCAGGCGCTTCAAACTGAAAGGTTTCGCCCGCAGGCTGCAGCCCTCCTTGGATGACTTTGACCTCAAAGCTCCACGAGAATCTGCCGTCGGGTGTCACCTCGTCTTCAGTTGTGCACGCCAGAGAGATGCGGTGTGCTCCTTTATCCAATTCAATTTCGACGGCCTTCCCCGTTCGGCTAAGCCGATGCGAAGTTGATTTAATCCGAGTCAGCGGCTCAATTGTTCCAGGTTTAAACAAGTGCAGGATGACTGGTTTGGATGCATCTGGTTTGTGGATGCCTCTTCCCAGGTCCTCGGCATAGTCAAAACCCTTTTCAGACACAAGTCCCGGCATTTTGCCGGGGTAGATGTGGTAGTAGCCTGGCTTATCCACTGTCACAAAGAAGCTCATTCCTTTTGAGCGAAGCGTAAAGTGACCGGCAGCATCCGTGGTTGTCGTTACCTTGGTCGAGTTGCCGCCCATGGAGACTGCTGCGGAGCCCCGCACGACAGCCCCCACGACTGGTGCGCCATGTTGATCAAGAACACGTCCGTAAAAAGTGATGGGGGTTGAGAAGGCGTTCACCATGCGCTCTGCAAAACTCAGTCTTTCACCTGGGCTTGGAGAAGCCCCCGCAGATGATGATGCCCCAGGATTGGGTGGGCTGAGAACGACTTCGGGGACCACCTTGGTCGTTTGGCCGCTGGCACCACTTTTTGCAGGAATTGGCTGGCTGCTGGGTGCAAACAGCCACCAGCCCATGCAAACGATGAGAACAGCAGCGATGATGGCGGCGAGACGTTTCATTGTGATCAATTTGGATGTGTATCGATACCGAACTGCCGGAGCAGCCTTGTGAAACACTCGAAGGTCTTTTGGATCGAATAAACCCATTCAGCGCTATGCTCATCACTTGAGTCGATGGTTAGCTCGCTACGATAAAGAAAAGCTTTCCTTCAGTGCAATAAAGACTGAATCGGGCTAGCAATAGGGTGGTGCGAATTAGGCGAGTTGCGCGAGAGAACCGGATCCGCAATTGACTCCATCGGTGAGGAGCTAAGGTCGCTTGGCGGAGATTTCGCACACTCCTTTTGCAGTCAGTGGCGGGAACGATATGAGCACTTTGGCGGCTGGCAACGACAGGGATTTGGGAACTACTCTACGAGCTGGATTAATGAGCCAGTAGTTCGTTGAGTAACGAGTCACTCGATCTGCCGAAACTGTCTAGTTGAGCCAGCGCCTCTGAGGCTGAAGACCAATTAGGGTGCTCCTTGGGTAATTAGCTCTTGGGTACGTAGGGCTTGTGCTGCAACTTGAGCAAGTGAAGTATCACCACGTTTTTGTTGTGTTATTAGGAATGTCTCGATCGTTTGTCGAGCTTTGGTCGTAGGAACAGTTGATATGGCAGTGATTGATTCAGACAAAATAATAGGGTCGATCTCATCAAGGAAGTTTAGGTAAAAGCCGAGTTTGGCTGATGCATCGACACGGTTGAAGTTCGGATCTTCAGAAGATAGACCAAAAGCGGCTCGTGATGTTGAGTGGATTGCTGCACGCAGTGCAAGGAGGCGATAAACAGGGTTTCTTGCATTTGCCAAAGGTTCCCAGACTTCAAAAATAGATACATCAGTTGAAGGGCCTAATTCATTGATAGCTAGATTCAATGCTTCGAAGATGGCTATATCAGTCGTAGTTGGAGGAAGTGTGTTTGCTCGTTCTTTGGCATACTGTGAGAGTAAATCAGATTGAGTTGAGGCCATTACCAAGCCAAGAGCGTTTAACATTGTTTGCGCTGATGAAGCATCATTTTGCCTTGATGTTGAGTGAATGACATCTGCGAGTTCTGAGGGCAGCCTCGTTCCATTCGCAACGCTTGCATTCGCTGCACTTGGCAGTATCCTAGGAGGGAGTAGAGTGACACTCTCTTTCCATAGTTTTGCTATCTTACCCGCAAGCTCAGGGGCGTTCTTTTCGATATCACCAAGCTCTTGCCGCAAACGATCAGCCGTAGGGTTAGGTTGATCTTGCAGAATGACAAGTTGAGGGGACTTTTGCCTGGGCTGTCGTCCGCTTTCCTTGTCCTTAATCGCTAATCCAACTGCTTGGGCTTTAGGAGGCGTCGATGGTGATAGTGATGGCAGGGATGTTTCAGATGACGCTTCCTTACTGCATCCGTCCGAAAGGACGACAGCGATCGAAACACCTATCAATACGAATTGAGTTTGTTTCACGGCTTTTTTGTGGCTTTAGTTTCTCGGCTTATCGCATTCAAAGAGGAGGTAGGTATTGACATAGTAGTATGGAAAGCCCTTGTGTTTGGCTCCTTTTATGATGGTTTGCTGATCTCCGTCGGGGTTACTCAACACAAGACCCACGGATGTAGAACCGTCTAAAAATAAAAGTTCCCAGTTAGTAGGGTTCCCACCAGTGAGTGATTGCACCCCAGAATTGTGGGCATCAGTTGCAAACTGTGCCGCAGCACCTCCTTTGCCTTCGTAATTCGTTGCTGTGAAGATGATGCCTTTGCCCGCTTCATGCCCTTTACCACGTCCCACAGCTTGATTTTCTGCAGATTGCCGGATGCCTAATGTGTAGTTAGTCGACAGCCCGCCGATGCCTTGATCCATGTTTGGCGGATCAGGTATTTGCCCTGCTCCGAACGTGAAGGTCTGGGGCGAAAGAGTGTGGCAAATATAACGACCCAAAGCTCCGCCAAGATCGGGATGGTGTGTATCATCAGATGGTGGGCGAAGTATCAGTCTTCCCACACACAAACGGCCGTCACACCGATCAGTCATACCGCCTGGCAAAGTCACACCGCTATTAAAGCACTGATTCCCATTGATGATGACGTCACAATTGTAGCTGGCTTTCACCGCATCAATACCTTTGAGCCTAGGCTGGTCGGCAACGTGATCGTATGTGTCTAAGCCAAACATCACTGTTGATTCCTCAAGCATTGCAACGATGCGGTAGCGGGTGCTCCCATAATCTTTGTTATGTGTAAAATTCTTAGTGTTATTCTCGAATATGTAGTCCCTGGTGCCCTGGAAGTATTTTGTCGCGCCTAAGTCCTTAATAAATGTGACCTTCAACTTGGCAGCTTCGCAGCCAGTGGCAGCGCTGCCAGTTGGCTTGATCATCAGTTTTAAGTCTCCCTCCTTCTGCGGATTGGTCGTTGAGAACGTCACGCTCTCAGCCCGTACGAATACCTTGTTAGGAAATGGATTGCTTGAACTGATCATGAAGTGATTGCTTGGCGAGAGCTCGATTTCTTCGGTGCATTTCCTCGTTTTGTAAAACTTCAATCCATCAATGGCAGGATGATCAAGCCAAACTTCGCCTTCGGTTAGGCCTGGCTTGATGTGCAGCTCCTCAGCATCGTCATCGTCGGTATCGGTTGGCTTACCGGGCGTATCATTATCCTCCTTATCCCAACCACCGTTTGAGAGCGAGTCATTGGCAAAGATGAATTCAGTTCCCTTGTCCTTTTCCTCCTCACTGGCATCGCTTGTGTAAGGTTTTCCAACAAAGCTGTTGTCGCTGCTATTGACCTGTCCGTCGTTATTTAAATCACTGTATAACTCCGCCTGCATCAAAGAAATCTCAATTCTTCCACCATGCGGAAGAAGCTCTTTTTCATCAATAGCCTGAGTTTCCTCAATGATCGAGGTTTCTCCAGGCTGAAGGAGGATGGTCTTTAAGATCTTCTGATCAACGATGGTGCCCTCCTCATCCCTGAAGGTAAGAAAGATACTTCGGCTTATCGGCGGTAGCTCAGCTTTTTCTTCGGGGCTTAAGCCTTCGGGAATCTCATATTGCAGATACCAAGAAATGGAATTGGCCTCGGAACTGAAAATGCCATGTCGATAATCGCGCTTATATTCAGCCGTGCCAATCTGGGTGCTGTTCTGGGTCTGCGTCCAAGTGGAGGGATAG harbors:
- a CDS encoding carboxypeptidase-like regulatory domain-containing protein, producing MVNAFSTPITFYGRVLDQHGAPVVGAVVRGSAAVSMGGNSTKVTTTTDAAGHFTLRSKGMSFFVTVDKPGYYHIYPGKMPGLVSEKGFDYAEDLGRGIHKPDASKPVILHLFKPGTIEPLTRIKSTSHRLSRTGKAVEIELDKGAHRISLACTTEDEVTPDGRFSWSFEVKVIQGGLQPAGETFQFEAPETGYKETDVIDMNDSLPRPQWADSVRRSYFVRFNDNTFARIKVEMIAFGDFFTVIEGYYNPKSGSRNLAADPSQR